A stretch of Telopea speciosissima isolate NSW1024214 ecotype Mountain lineage chromosome 11, Tspe_v1, whole genome shotgun sequence DNA encodes these proteins:
- the LOC122646291 gene encoding LOW QUALITY PROTEIN: protein TRIGALACTOSYLDIACYLGLYCEROL 1, chloroplastic (The sequence of the model RefSeq protein was modified relative to this genomic sequence to represent the inferred CDS: deleted 1 base in 1 codon), with protein sequence MESMTTLHPLQPISSFPSRTKPLASSKCIRTNAQNESIFAVRLRFHGGAHKCKFYNQYRHSTPIFATTNTGDGHPPLSFSDQNTNTNHAPSPKPQTLLSKWSPPRHLWRGLSVLILAGQVIIRILKGRVHWRNTLQQLERVGPRSVGVCLLTSAFVGMAFTIQFVREFTRLGLNRSVGAVLALAFSRELSPVITSIVVAGRIGSAFAAELGTMQVSEQTDTLRVLGSNPVDYLVTPRVIATSVALPILTLMCFTIGMASSALLADSVYGISVNIILDSAQRALRPWDIVSAMIKSQVFGGIIAVVSCSWGVTTMGGAKGVGESTTSAVVISLVCIFIADFALSCLFFQGAGDSLKSM encoded by the exons ATGGAAAGTATGACAACGCTTCATCCTCTTCAGCCAATTTCAAGCTTCCCAAGCAG AACAAAACCTCTTGCATCGTCCAAGTGTATAAGAACAAATGCTCAGAATGAGAGTATTTTTGCTGTGAGACTTAGATTCCACGGAGGAGCACATAAATGTAAGTTTTACAACCAATACCGACACTCCACACCGATCTTTGCAACCACGAACACAGGTGATGGTCATCCG CCTCTCAGTTTCTCTGATCAAAACACAAATACAAATCATGCCCCAAGCCCCAAACCGCAAACCCTTCTAAGCAAATGGTCGCCTCCAAGGCATCTATGGAGGGGATTGTCGGTTCTCATCCTTGCAGGACAGGTTATTATCAGGATTTTGAAGGGAAGAGTCCATTGGAGGAACACCCTCCAACAGTTGGAGAGGGTCGGGCCAAGATCAGTTGGGGTCTGCCTTTTGACATCGGCTTTTGTGGGCATGGCCTTTACCATTCAATTTGTCAGAGAATTTACTAGACTAGGGTTAAATAGGTCTGTTGGAGCAGTTTTAGCCCTAGCCTTCTCAAGAGAGCTGAGCCCTGTTATCACATCCATTGTGGTTGCTGGCCGTATAGGAAGTGCGTTTGCAGCAGAATTAGGGACAATGCAagtctctgagcaaacagacaCTCTGCGAGTACTTGGATCTAATCCTGTGGATTACCTAGTTACCCCAAGGGTGATTGCTACCAGTGTTGCTCTGCCAATTTTGACTCTGATGTGTTTCACCATTGGAATGGCTTCTAGTGCTCTCCTGGctgatagtgtatatgggattAGTGTCAACATAATATTGGATTCAGCTCAGAGGGCTCTCAGGCCTTGGGATATAGTCAGTGCAATGATCAAGTCACAGGTGTTTGGTGGGATCATTGCTGTTGTGAGCTGTTCATGGGGGGTTACCACCATGGGAGGTGCAAAGGGTGTTGGTGAGTCCACCACTTCGGCGGTGGTGATATCACTTGTTTGTATCTTTATTGCTGATTTTGCGCTCTCCTGTCTCTTCTTTCAGGGTGCAGGAGATTCACTCAAGAGCATGTAA
- the LOC122645470 gene encoding 60S acidic ribosomal protein P2-like: MKVVAAYLLAVLGGNTGPSVDDLKNILGSVGADADEDKIELLLSEVKGKDITELIASGREKLASVPAGGGAAIAVAASGGGGGAGAAPAAEEPKKEEKVEEKEESDDDMGFSLFD; the protein is encoded by the exons ATGAAGGTTGTCGCCGCATATTTGCTCGCTGTGTTGGGTGGCAACACCGGCCCTTCCGTCGATGATTTGAAGAATATCCTCGGATCAG TTGGTGCTGATGCTGATGAGGATAAGATTGAGTTGCTCCTCTCTGAAGTTAAGGGAAAAGACATTACAGAGCTTATTGCATCTGGGAGGGAGAAGTTGGCTTCAGTTCCTGCCGGTGGAGGTGCTGCCATTGCTGTAGCTGCTAGTGGTGGCGGGGGCGGTGCTGGTGCTGCACCTGCTGCagaagaaccaaagaaagaagagaaagttgaagagaaagaggagtcTGATGAT GACATGGGCTTCAGTCTTTTCGACTAA